The following is a genomic window from Butyricimonas faecihominis.
TTTGGGAATCCATGAGAATAGGATAATCCCAATGAAGAAATATAATTTTTCGTTTCTTTACGGTAATAGTTACCTTGAACCGATAATATCTCATTAAACAATGTCAGATCGACCCCTATATTATGCTGATAGGTATCCTGCCAGCGCAATTTATCATTACCAAGTCCCATCAGATAAGCTCCCATATCCCCGTTATAACGTTGATCACGGTCATATTCGTAGGTTGTCAAAGCTTGATATGGATTACTCGGCAAAGCACTGTTCACCCCGTAAGAGTAACGTAGACGAAGTAAATTCATCCAAGGAAGATTTTCCAGTACAAAATTTTCCTGACTAACCGTATACCCAAAACCGATAGACCAGAATGGAGCAAAACGATTCTGAGAACCAAAGGATGAAGATCCATCCAACCGATAAGAAAAATCAAAGAAATAACGACTATCGTAATTGTAATTCCCGGTCACGGTGAATCCCGCTTGTCTGGAATGTGTATCCGTAGAACTGGGACGTTCATTAGCAAAACCGGCAGCGTTAGAAATATCTGTCAAATTATCATTAGCAAACCCTCGTAACCATAGTATATACCCTAGATTTTTCGTTTCATACAAGCTCCCATCTACCCCTGCAAACACGCTGTGCCGACCGAAAGTGTTCCCGTAACTAGCATTAAAACTCCATTGCCAAGAACGCATTTCACGATATTCCCACGTGTAACTACCCATAGCATCCGGATCTGATGTGTTATTAAAATCATTACTGGATTTGGGAGAGAAACGATCACTTCTATCTGTTTGAGTGGTATAACCGACATTCGTGGATAACTTTAACCCTTTCACGACATCCCACTCGATCCTGAATGTATTTCGGATATTCGTGTATTTACTTTTATCAAATTTATTGATAGAAGCCTCCCACAAAGGATTTGCAATCACATCCACCCCCGTGGTTGAACCAAACGTATTAAAAGATTTCACAATACGCCCATTCTCATCATAAGGATACCAATACGGATTCATGGTTACATACTCACCAAAAGACCCGTATGGGCTATCTTCCGAATTATTCAATCCTAAAGAGAACGTATTCATGAAACGAATCTGTTTAAGTAAATAACTGATTCCCAATGTTCCATTAAAATTATTCCGAAAAGAGCCTTTCATGGCACCAGCCACGCAATTGTAAGATAAATTCATCGAGTAACGAAATTGTTCGTCACCACCACCTAAATCCAGCATATAGTTCTGCCCTACACCTGTACGTACCGGTTCACCAATCCAGTAAGTATCCACCCCCTCTGCTATGGATTTCACATTTTGCCGATACAGGACCATACGTGCTGGACTATTGTACAATCCTGCACGTTCCTCCAAGTCTAATTTTTCCTTGGCATCCAACAAATCATAACTAGACAAATCGGGAATCTCCAAATTTATCCCACCGGAGAAAGAGACTCGTAATTTTCCTTGACGAGGTTTTGAAGAAGTAATCACAACAACACCATTGGCCCCCCGCGAACCATAAAGAGCCGTGGAACTTGCATCTTTCAAAATCGTTACAGACTCCACATCCGATGGATTCAAGTCCATCACCCGTTCCAACGTCACCTCGAAGCCATCCAACACGAATAATGGCTGGTTCAACTCTGCCCGGGCATACGTCTGTAAGTTTGTTATATCCGGTAACCCGGAAATACCACGAATCTGAATCTCCGGCAACACGTTCGGGTTGGAACCATACGTGTTATTCTCACGAATTACGAAAGCCGGGTCAATATTGTTTAGCGTTTGTAACAGATTCCGGTTACCATATGCCATAATATCCTCTTTCGTGATATGCGTTACCGCTCCCGTGAAACTCTCCTTCGGCTTGTTGAAAATACCGGTCACGACCACCTCATCAATCTCCGCCATATCGTTTTTCATCACGATATTCAAAGGTTTATTATCTTTTTTCAATCGAACCTCCTGTTTCTGGTACCCCACGAATGAAAAAATCAACACGAGAGTATCTCGCTTCGGCAAATCAAAATCAAATTTGCCCTCTTCATTTGTCGTGAAACCGATAGTTGTTCCTTTCACTTGAATCGTCACTCCGGGTAACGTCATCCCGTCCACATCTTTCACGGTTCCCCTCACGGTAATCTTTTTCAACGAATCTGTTACAGCCAACGCCCTCACGTAGTGGATTACCACGAAGTTATCGTTAATCTCGAACTTCACGTCATACCCTTTGAAGATCAATTGTAACGCCTGTTCAATCGTGGCATCCAGAAAATCCACGTTCACCCGTTTTGACACGTCGATCTTAGAGTTGCTGTAAAAGAAGTCCAACTGTGTGGATTCTGAAATCTTATTCAACACCTGCTCGATCGTGGCATCCTTCATTTTCAAGTTGATACGAGCCGTCTGCGAATGTACCGCGGCCGACAAATGCATCACGCACACCAAACATAAAATCCCTGTTATTCGCATAACCTTAAGAAAATTTTTTAGCCATCTGGGGGGATAAAGCCCCAAATCACAATTTTTTTTCATACATTTGTTTTTTAAAGGTTTACAATGAGTCTTGTCCTCTATCGCCAAATGTCGGGCAAGA
Proteins encoded in this region:
- a CDS encoding SusC/RagA family TonB-linked outer membrane protein is translated as MRITGILCLVCVMHLSAAVHSQTARINLKMKDATIEQVLNKISESTQLDFFYSNSKIDVSKRVNVDFLDATIEQALQLIFKGYDVKFEINDNFVVIHYVRALAVTDSLKKITVRGTVKDVDGMTLPGVTIQVKGTTIGFTTNEEGKFDFDLPKRDTLVLIFSFVGYQKQEVRLKKDNKPLNIVMKNDMAEIDEVVVTGIFNKPKESFTGAVTHITKEDIMAYGNRNLLQTLNNIDPAFVIRENNTYGSNPNVLPEIQIRGISGLPDITNLQTYARAELNQPLFVLDGFEVTLERVMDLNPSDVESVTILKDASSTALYGSRGANGVVVITSSKPRQGKLRVSFSGGINLEIPDLSSYDLLDAKEKLDLEERAGLYNSPARMVLYRQNVKSIAEGVDTYWIGEPVRTGVGQNYMLDLGGGDEQFRYSMNLSYNCVAGAMKGSFRNNFNGTLGISYLLKQIRFMNTFSLGLNNSEDSPYGSFGEYVTMNPYWYPYDENGRIVKSFNTFGSTTGVDVIANPLWEASINKFDKSKYTNIRNTFRIEWDVVKGLKLSTNVGYTTQTDRSDRFSPKSSNDFNNTSDPDAMGSYTWEYREMRSWQWSFNASYGNTFGRHSVFAGVDGSLYETKNLGYILWLRGFANDNLTDISNAAGFANERPSSTDTHSRQAGFTVTGNYNYDSRYFFDFSYRLDGSSSFGSQNRFAPFWSIGFGYTVSQENFVLENLPWMNLLRLRYSYGVNSALPSNPYQALTTYEYDRDQRYNGDMGAYLMGLGNDKLRWQDTYQHNIGVDLTLFNEILSVQGNYYRKETKNYISSLGLSYSHGFPKYMENIGTLRNVGGELNVSVNLLRNQNIMWSVRGAMSWNKNTIVTLSDEMKRQNEETVNNQTGAFVYLQYKEGESMDAIYTFISPGVDAATGEVLYMDRNGRVSSDIDMYAKVKVGNEVPKVNGRFSTMFRYKSFSLNTGFELRLGGQKLNQTLLNKVENAYPKVNVDKRVLSERWEKPGDVTRYKGLNNDKNTVANNRFVADESTFIWRNINIQYDFPRRICKYMRMERLSLSASMMDLLYMSTIEQERGTDYPFSVKPSFSISCTF